In Gimesia panareensis, the genomic window TCCGCTGCCTGAAGAGGTTGTGCCTCCTCCTGGATGGTCTTTTCTCGCGCTGCAATCAGTTTTCCGAATGTTTCCATTTCTGGCGGAAAGGAGACGGCACCGAACGGTTTGGTGCGGCGCCCAAAGATATATTCCGCGTTATGAGCGCGATAAACATAAAAGAACAGCTCATTTTTTCGGTTGATGATAGAGCGCAGGTCAGCGACCTGAATTTGAGAAGGGAGTTTCACTAACACCAGCCCCCGGTCCCAGTCACTGGCGCTGCCGGTCAGAATCACAGTCCCGTCTATGACCAGTCGATAATTTCCCTCGGGTAAGTGCTTCACCGTCAGGCGGGGTTGTGCCGCCAGCAGTTCGCTGTGGGCGATCGATCCAGCGGGCGGTGCCGGAACCGGCAGCGTGCGGGGTTTGATGGTGAACTGAATTTTGTCAGCCAGAAACTTCTGTTGCGTGACATCCGCATTAGTCGCCTCAATGGTTTCAGCCTGTCGATCGACTAGCACTTGAGGACTGTTGACCTCTTTGCCCAGCAGCTGCTCTGCAGTCAGCTGGCTCACAGCCCAGTACCCGTATTCATTCAGATGGATCCCGTTGTGTGTCAGTTTCTGGGAGGGGTTCTCTTCCATCAGTTTCTGTGTCGCAGAATACAGGTCGACAAAAGGCAGTTGATGCTCTGAGGCGACCGTCTGCATGACACGGGTATATTCTGCCAGGCTCTGGTTATGTTTTACCGGATCGGGCAACGGTGCGCCCATGTTTTCATGGGCAATCGGAGACAGGATCGCGACCCGTGGTGGCGTTTTGCCGTTGTACTTCTGAGACTGGAGATGTTTCAGAAACTGTTCCCAGTGTTCACGATATGCTTTCACGCCGCTCGGACCGGCAAATGATTCATTCATGCCGAAGCAGGCAATGATCACATCCGCTTTCTCTTCCTGCAGGTGATCGTCCAGCGAACCGAAGTTGAGCGGCCGGGGCTGCAGCGTCAGGGTATCACCCGACCAGGCCAGGTTGCGAAAGCTGAGTTTGTCAACCGGTGCGTGGGAAGTGAGCAGCGTTTCCAGGTAGTTGTAGAGCCTTAACTGATCCGCGAAGGTGTTGCCGATGAAGACAATCCGGTCTCCGTCCTGCAAAACCAATGGCTGTGATGAAACATCTTTTTTTTCTGCCGCATTCACAAATGATGGCGTCAGTAGAAGGGCGGCGATCAGCAGCAGCCATCCGGGATGATTACGCATAGTCTCTAATCCTGAAGTTGTAGCAGAGGTCGGGAGAATCTTCTCTATTCTGATTCTATTATGAGTGACCGGCAGAGCAAAAAAAAGCCTGTCTCCAGCCAGATTGACGTCCCTTGGGGAATTTATAAACGAATTCGAATTGAATTGTGCGCAAGCTCACTCCACAATGAGAGCATTCCCTTTTTCTCTGGACAGAGGCAGGAGACATTATGTTGCATTCAGATCACCGATCTCGACGTCAGTTTGTTCAATCACTGCTGCAGGGCGCAATGGCGGGCACGCTGGCCCCTTCCCTGGCTTCTCTGCTGGCAGCGGAGTCAGCAGCAACGTCCCGTCAGATTCCACCGGTGCCGGGCGTGCTCTCCGTCGAGTTGAGAAAACGGGGCAAGGAAGCATCAGCCCCGCCGGTGATGGAAATGGCTGAATGGAATGCCTCCGAAACCGCAATCATTATCTGCGACATGTGGGCTGATCATCCCTGCAAGCTGGCCGCACATCGGGTCGGCCGGATGGCACCCCGGATGAACGAGGTGATTTCGAAAGCCCGCGATCGGGGCGTCGCGATCATTCATGCTCCCAGTGGCGGCATTCAGCTCTACGAAGACACTCCCTACCGCAAACGCATCAAAGAAGCGAAGCCAGCCAAGCCGCCAGTCAAGATTCAGGGCTGGTGTTACCTCAATCCGGAAAAAGAAGCCCCCCTCCCAGTGGACGACACGGTGAAACGTACGGATGGACCAATCCGGGGCTGTGACGATCCCTTCCCGACCTACCAGCCGAATCACGATCGCCACGAGCATCCGGCTCTTAAAATTATTGGCTACGATGTCATCAGCGCGAATGGACAGGAGATCTATAACTTCCTGGAACAGGAACAGCGGAAGAACATCGTACTGATGGGCGTGCATACCAACATGTGCGTGCTGGGACGCCCGTTTGGGATTCGCCAGCTGCGATACTTAAATAAGAACGTGGTCCTCTGTCGCGACCTGACCGATGCGCTCTACGATCCCCGCGACAAACCCTACGTCAGTCACACCCGCGGCACCGAAATGATTATCGAACATATCGAGCGCTACTGGTGTCCGTCGATTCTCGGTAAAGATCTGACCCAGGTCATTCCTGGATCGGATAACCCGACCAGTTGAAGAAACTTCAACTCCTTCCTTATTTTCGTGCTTTTCAAGGACATCTGATTTAGTGGACACATTCGAAACAAACTGGCTCAAGGCGTTGGAAGAACGCTTTGGGGAGATTGATGCGATCGTGGAAGTGCGGGCGAATGACAACCAGCCTGAAATCAAAGTCATCTACTTTGAACACCTGCCCGAAGAGGGCACCCTGACCGCGGTGACCTGTGGTCTCTCACAGTCCTCTCATCCGGACTGGGAAGAGGGATCAAAGCCGGAACTGATCGTCTCACTGGATACGAATGACAAAAGCTGGGGATTTGCTGCCGGCTTTTTCGCCTCCGCGTTCTTCAATCAAAAACGCTTTTCCTATGGTGACATTTTTGAGATTGACGATCCGATCTCAGAAGAAAGTGAGATGAGTGCCTACCTCGTATTCGCCCCTTCGTTTCTGAATCAGGATGAAGCGACATTCGAACTACCCGATCGCACGATTCATCTGAAAGGACTCTACCCTCTGTATGAATCGGAAATCGATGTGTACGATCAGATCGGGCTGGAAAAATTCTGGCACTCAGACGAGTTTGATATGTATGACGTGAAACGAAAACCAGTGACCGGATGAGTGTTTGTCAGCAGGCATACGGGAAGCGA contains:
- a CDS encoding suppressor of fused domain protein, whose translation is MDTFETNWLKALEERFGEIDAIVEVRANDNQPEIKVIYFEHLPEEGTLTAVTCGLSQSSHPDWEEGSKPELIVSLDTNDKSWGFAAGFFASAFFNQKRFSYGDIFEIDDPISEESEMSAYLVFAPSFLNQDEATFELPDRTIHLKGLYPLYESEIDVYDQIGLEKFWHSDEFDMYDVKRKPVTG
- a CDS encoding SGNH/GDSL hydrolase family protein, whose protein sequence is MRNHPGWLLLIAALLLTPSFVNAAEKKDVSSQPLVLQDGDRIVFIGNTFADQLRLYNYLETLLTSHAPVDKLSFRNLAWSGDTLTLQPRPLNFGSLDDHLQEEKADVIIACFGMNESFAGPSGVKAYREHWEQFLKHLQSQKYNGKTPPRVAILSPIAHENMGAPLPDPVKHNQSLAEYTRVMQTVASEHQLPFVDLYSATQKLMEENPSQKLTHNGIHLNEYGYWAVSQLTAEQLLGKEVNSPQVLVDRQAETIEATNADVTQQKFLADKIQFTIKPRTLPVPAPPAGSIAHSELLAAQPRLTVKHLPEGNYRLVIDGTVILTGSASDWDRGLVLVKLPSQIQVADLRSIINRKNELFFYVYRAHNAEYIFGRRTKPFGAVSFPPEMETFGKLIAAREKTIQEEAQPLQAAECELIRVD
- a CDS encoding cysteine hydrolase family protein, with protein sequence MLHSDHRSRRQFVQSLLQGAMAGTLAPSLASLLAAESAATSRQIPPVPGVLSVELRKRGKEASAPPVMEMAEWNASETAIIICDMWADHPCKLAAHRVGRMAPRMNEVISKARDRGVAIIHAPSGGIQLYEDTPYRKRIKEAKPAKPPVKIQGWCYLNPEKEAPLPVDDTVKRTDGPIRGCDDPFPTYQPNHDRHEHPALKIIGYDVISANGQEIYNFLEQEQRKNIVLMGVHTNMCVLGRPFGIRQLRYLNKNVVLCRDLTDALYDPRDKPYVSHTRGTEMIIEHIERYWCPSILGKDLTQVIPGSDNPTS